A genomic region of Oncorhynchus mykiss isolate Arlee chromosome 2, USDA_OmykA_1.1, whole genome shotgun sequence contains the following coding sequences:
- the LOC110538747 gene encoding rho GTPase-activating protein 33 isoform X1, with product MLYKDFVDSVAYKPYLVTTVNLDISDVFLRFVSSLSPFEAWSTDNLDTSGEPTTRSVGTTANLKGKMSKRLSVVKGHFPKLVDCAHFHYDNVEFGSIELQFANEQSVASWNSGSAKNLVFLVQVSCQAKMWMVRRSYEEFRTLDAHLHQCIYDRRYSQLLPLPPLSEIGDRVEIFTPLLSEYLSRLSMIVDNKLNCGPVLTWMEIDNRGNRFLLKEEASLNVPAIAAAHVIKRYTAQASDEISIEVGDILSVIDMPPKEDSNWWRGKHGFQVGFFPSECVELINEKPQSTAKIDGDPANSSAPGPPSPTSVSKKHGKLIGFLRTFMKSRPTKQKLKQRGILKERVFGCDLGEHLLNSGLDVPQVLKSCSEFIEKHGVVDGIYRHSGVSSNIQKLRHEFDSENVPDLTKDMYMQDIHCVGSLCKLYFRELPNPLLTYQLYDKFADCMGEMTDGERMVKVHDVIQQLPPPHYRTLEYLVRHLAGLATCSGETNMHIKNLAIVWAPNLLRSMEIEAVGLSGADPFKEVRIQSVVVEFLLGHVDVLFSDSFTSVGRFTGTGRHSLTRPKSFVSARLLSLEEAQARTQAPLLLQGAPVQFQGQFHTVLDHPVDRRKRGLKVRKAAGGSWKTFFAIGKPPGAGRRKPMRISSLFQPATSHAGCRVDSVTLRSAKSEESLSSQHSGAGQSIRLRRPRSSSDGLSLAASMDPQHLPQRPPSRLPSSRSYDSLLPEDRRPRDDGDDEEDDDEEGIYMLPDFSNQDPAASWMAEDVIDFSPTFLEDGPIGLGSSAVTAGGRESPPTATPPPYRCLNHQGHSHSSSQRSITEDPDSVLNQSDAAVRRSLIIAATAPPLQVFCQHRPVNTSPSAGQSGEGSNRSTSNSQGQPTTPVTSAPSAQPPTERRSFTRKMVNAFSQKAPKSPTLDISDPVSISVPAKVLDMIGGRAGELQPGIPSSGPSQSQPPQMISMLLRSCDFQLTESCQQEIRSKLGPEAKIRGQGITEPTGAPLLSQPPPPPPKNPARLMALALAESANKALRQGASPPYRPPQSRSQDAADTHYQRSLSADAGELLSSDPNPLYSTVRPLSVWMTEGEETATETAADTGHGQGERTPGQVCGSVHMSDTETLSSETSDSVASNSELSGGSASGDDQTPSPIYKNQKQLPQSQPAKPGQSGERPSPTESQSQRKPPAYSRQLSAPHLQQKSTSTQSKPSSAHPQLLHSKSESPLTQVRAFQPTRPKVPPKPLDLKRPHRAPLAQNEMRRSLDSGRIRRIFGQQGNPPLARAFSERLSGAPDHLARYHAARAASQPSPGQQPPQQTQIRPVPLSSTSEDQGKMENFYYEIAGPENPQGPPSYARHSYQNMRLDLEGNFRPAPHPEVNKRPISRGHHQHQPQPLHHNQGGPRGERGPQLWSKEATRAWAAAHSQSHSVFHGHSHSQDGSTHHHHPSHPRPQRQTSSSVRLARSEMHPLPSSSMVPLYQHQHNLHRSNRSASTDLTSSQLHPYFENGKVCYRKPEEAPLSLSQPPQGISLQGQPSQPSPPQAHRPTSKDLSEPIYVNFPFPSPSTGAQNTKNWTSTDLDGDSTHDSEPLATPNDPPPPEDQRQSSPRLAPDQGGSTSVSLTPSTPDSPSAHNDSAATTPGSIQESIFLPAPIASTSTGIHYRSRSDPQSSICSTEHIPGLSGKEIASLLIEKLAEEERAEGPSTVTSSSASTNSSPAMEHPANPYPSQQHNQPPPAYNVYTPGPSLIRAPQRAGAGGFQRQDPLWRSSPGGQYRQAFDVMPSGDQVLKYYRTQDFTPGPLGEHHSSGTNPYPPRLHYQEPPYPIQSPQDPCSSGYPSQPLLEPSDSPSAAFSNLMLGAPRPFPGQPGGPQYSQYPFHPGPMLGQYPNPPPRRDVVHEPVLLPQGLRNQRGLARQGSLPGPSPNWTIHTEGQTRSYC from the exons ATGCTGTATAAAGATTTTGTAGATAGTGTAGCCTATAAACCATACTTAGTTACTACAGTCAATCTAGATATATCTGATGTCTTCTTGAGATTCGTGTCCTCCCTATCTCCCTTTGAG GCTTGGAGCACCGATAATCTGGACACTTCCGGGGAGCCCACTACCCGCTCCGTGGGTACCACTGCCAACTTGAAGGGGAAGATGAGCAAGAG GCTGTCTGTTGTGAAAGGTCACTTCCCTAAGCTCGTTGACTGTGCCCACTTCCACTATGACAATGTGGAGTTTGGCTCCATCGAG TTGCAGTTTGCGAATGAGCAGAGCGTTGCTAGCTGGAACTCGGGCTCTGCCAAAAACCTGGTTTTCCTGGTGCAGGTGTCCTGCCAG GCTAAGATGTGGATGGTTCGGCGCTCCTATGAGGAGTTCCGTACTCTGGACGCTCACCTCCACCAGTGTATCTACGACCGGCGTTACTCCCAGCTGCTGCCCCTGCCACCCCTCAGCGAGATCGGGGACAGGGTAGAG ATCTTCACCCCGCTGCTGTCGGAGTACCTGAGCCGCCTCTCCATGATCGTGGACAACAAGCTCAACTGTGGGCCTGTGCTCACCTGGATGGAG ATTGACAACCGTGGGAATCGGTTCCTCCTGAAAGAGGAAGCTTCGCTCAACGTTCCCGCCATCGCCGCTGCTCATGTCATCAAGCGCTACACGGCGCAGGCCAGCGACGAGATCTCCATTGAG gtgggaGATATCCTGTCTGTAATTGATATGCCACCCAAAGAGGACTCCAACTGGTGGAGGGGGAAGCATGGCTTCCAG GTGGGCTTCTTCCCCAGTGAGTGTGTGGAGCTCATCAACGAGAAGCCTCAGTCCACCGCTAAAATAg ATGGAGATCCAGCCAACTCCAGCGCACCAGGACCTCCCTCTCCTACATCTG tttctaagaAGCACGGCAAGCTGATAGGATTCCTGCGCACCTTTATGAAGTCCAGGCCCACCAAGCAGAAGCTCAAACAGAGAGGCATTCTTAAGGAGAGGGTGTTCGGCTGCGACTTGGGAGAGCACCTCCTCAACTCAGGACTGGACG TTCCACAGGTTCTAAAGAGCTGCTCAGAGTTCATAGAGAAGCATGGTGTGGTGGACGGCATCTACAGGCACTCTGGAGTCTCCTCCAACATTCAGAAACTCCG ACATGAGTTTGACAGTGAGAATGTTCCAGACCTGACCAAGGATATGTACATGCAGGACATCCACTGTGTGGGGTCCCTGTGTAAGCTCTACTTCAGAGAGCTGCCCAACCCCCTGCTCACCTACCAGCTCTACGACAAGTTTGCT GACTGTATGGGAGAGATGACGGACGGCGAGCGCATGGTGAAAGTACATGATGTCATCCAGCAGCTCCCACCACCGCACTACAG gaccCTGGAGTACCTCGTTAGACACCTGGCTGGTCTGGCCACCTGCAGCGGAGAGACCAACATGCACATCAAGAACCTGGCCATTGTCTGGGCCCCCAACCTGCTcag ATCTATGGAGATCGAGGCGGTGGGTCTGAGTGGTGCTGACCCGTTTAAGGAGGTGCGGATCCAGTCTGTGGTGGTGGAGTTTCTCCTCGGTCACGTGGACGTGCTCTTCAGTGACTCCTTCACCTCTGTAGGACGCTTCACAGGCACAG GGCGGCACTCTCTGACCAGGCCCAAGTCCTTTGTGTCCGCCAGGCTGCTCTCCCTAGAAGAGGCCCAGGCCAGGACACAGgctcctctgctcctccagggGGCGCCAGTCCAGTTCCAGGGCCAGTTCCACACCGTGCTGGACCACCCTGTCGACAG gaggaagagagggctgAAGGTACGGAAGGCAGCTGGAGGGAGCTGGAAGACATTCTTTGCGATCGGGAAGCCTCCGGGGGCGGGGAGACGTAAACCAATGAGGATTAGCTCCCTGTTCCAGCCCGCCACCTCACACGCAG GTTGTCGTGTGGACAGTGTGACCCTGCGTTCAGCTAAGAGTGAGGAATCCTTATCGTCCCAGCACAGTGGAGCAG GACAGTCTATCCGTCTGCGGCGGCCCCGCTCCAGCAGTGATGGTCTGTCTTTGGCTGCCTCCATGGACCCCCAGCACCTGCCTCAGCGCCCCCCGTCCCGCCTGCCTTCCAGCCGCTCGTATGACAGCCTGCTGCCTGAGGACCGCCGGCCCAGGGATGATGGAGACGATGAGGAGGATGACGACGAGGAAGGCATCTACATGCTGCCTGACTTCTCCAACCAGGACCCGGCTGCTTCCTGGATGGCCGAGGACGTCATTGACTTCAGCCCCACCTTCCTGGAGGACGGACCAATCGGCTTGGGCAGCAGCGCAGTCACCGCGGGCGGCAGGGAGTCCCCGCCAACTGCCACGCCCCCTCCCTACCGCTGCCTCAACCACCAAGGACACTCTCACTCCAGCAGCCAGCGCTCAATCACAGAGGACCCCGACTCGGTGCTCAACCAATCGGATGCGGCCGTCAGGAGGAGTCTGATCATCGCCGCCACAGCCCCGCCCCTTCAGGTGTTCTGTCAACACAGACCGGTCAATACCAGCCCATCTGCCGGCCAATCAGGGGAAGGCTCCAACCGGAGTACCTCAAACAGCCAGGGCCAGCCCACTACACCTGTGACCTCTGCCCCCTCTGCTCAGCCCCCAACAGAGAGAAGATCTTTCACCCGGAAGATGGTGAACGCCTTCTCACAAAAAGCCCCCAAGTCCCCTACACTGGACATCTCTGACCCTGTATCCATCAGCGTCCCTGCTAAG GTGTTGGACATGATTGGCGGCCGAGCTGGTGAATTACAGCCTGGCATCCCAAGCAGTGGACCCTCCCAGTCACAGCCTCCTCAGATGATCTCCATGCTGCTGAGGTCATGTGACTTCCAGCTGACGGAGAGCTGCCAGCAGGAGATCCGCAGCAAACTGGGCCCCGAGGCCAAGATCAGAGGACAGG GTATAACAGAACCCACCGGTGCCCCCCTGCTCTCccagcctccccctccccctcctaaaAACCCAGCACGCCTCATGGCTCTGGCCCTGGCTGAGAGTGCCAACAAGGCCCTGAGACAGGGCGCCTCGCCCCCCTACCGCCCCCCTCAGTCTCGGTCCCAGGACGCAGCCGACACCCACTACCAGAGGTCCCTGTCTGCCGACGCAGGAGAGCTGCTGTCCTCTGACCCCAATCCGCTCTACTCCACAGTGCGCCCCCTGTCTGTGTGGATGACCGAGGGAGAGGAAACCGCGACAGAGACTGCAGCAGATACAGGACACGGCCAGGGAGAGAGGACTCCAGGACAGGTGTGTGGGAGTGTGCACATGTCT gatACGGAGACCCTGTCCTCTGAGACGTCTGACTCTGTGGCGTCCAACTCGGAGTTGTCTGGTGGGAGCGCCTCTGGAGACGACCAGACCCCCAGCCCCATCTACAAGAACCAGAAGCAGCTGCCCCAGTCACAGCCCGCCAAACCAGGCCAGTCTGGGGAGAGACCTAGCCCCACTGAGTCCCAGTCTCAGAGGAAGCCCCCAGCCTACTCACGACAGTTATCTGCCCCTCACCTCCAACAGAAATCAACCTCCACCCAGTCCAAGCCGTCCTCAGCCCACCCCCAGCTCCTGCACTCCAAGTCAGAGTCCCCTCTGACTCAGGTCCGTGCCTTCCAGCCCACCCGCCCCAAAGTACCCCCTAAGCCCCTAGATCTGAAGCGTCCCCACAGAGCACCACTGGCCCAGAATGAGATGCGTCGCTCCCTGGACTCAGGGCGCATCAGGCGGATCTTTGGTCAGCAGGGGAACCCTCCTCTGGCCAGGGCCTTCTCAGAGCGTCTGAGTGGAGCTCCAGACCACCTCGCCCGCTACCACGCAGCCAGGGCAGCCAGCCAACCATCCCCGGGTCAGCAGCCCCCTCAGCAGACCCAGATCCGGCCCGtgcccctctcctccacctcagaGGACCAGGGAAAGATGGAGAACTTCTACTACGAGATCGCCGGGCCTGAGAACCCGCAGGGCCCCCCCAGCTATGCCCGCCACAGCTACCAGAACATGAGGCTGGACCTGGAGGGTAACTTCCGCCCGGCACCCCACCCAGAGGTCAACAAAAGGCCCATCTCCCGGGGGCATCACCAACACCAACCCCAGCCTCTCCACCACAACCAGGGTGGacccagaggggagagggggcccCAGCTCTGGTCCAAAGAAGCCACGCGGGCTTGGGCAGCTGCCCACTCCCAGTCCCACTCAGTCTTCCACGGACACTCCCACTCCCAGGACGGCTccacccaccaccatcacccctctcACCCCCGGCCTCAGCGCCAGACCTCCTCCTCAGTCCGGCTGGCCCGTAGTGAGAtgcaccccctcccctcctcctccatggttCCCCTCTACCAGCACCAACACAACCTCCACCGCTCCAACAGGTCAGCCTCCACAGacctcacctcctcccagctacacCCCTATTTTGAAAACGGGAAGGTGTGCTATCGTAAGCCAGAGGAGGCTCCTCTGAGTCTGAGCCAGCCTCCCCAGGGCATCTCTCTCCAGGGTCAGCCATCCCAGCCCTCCCCTCCCCAGGCCCACAGACCAACCTCCAAGGACCTGTCTGAGCCCATCTACGTCAACTTCCCTTTCCCCAGCCCATCTACTGGGGCCCAAAACACGAAGAACTGGACCAGTACAGACCTGGATGGAGACTCTACACATGATTCTGAACCTCTTGCCACGCCAAACGACCCCCCTCCCCCAGAGGACCAGAGACAGTCCTCCCCTCGCCTGGCCCCTGACCAGGGAGGCTCCACCAGCGTTAGCCTTACCCCCTCCACTCCAGACAGCCCATCCGCCCACAACGACTCGGCTGCAACCACCCCAGGGAGCATCCAGGAGAGCATCTTCCTCCCAGCTCCCATAGCGTCTACATCGACAGGGATCCACTACCGCAGCCGCTCAGACCCCCAGAGCTCCATCTGCAGTACGGAGCACATCCCGGGCCTGTCGGGGAAGGAGATCGCCTCCCTGCTGATAGAGAAGctggctgaggaggagagggctGAGGGTCCCTCCACAGtcacctcctcctctgcctccaccAACTCCTCCCCTGCCATGGAGCACCCTGCCAACCCCTACCCCAGCCAGCAGCACAATCAGCCCCCGCCTGCCTATAATGTCTACACCCCGGGCCCCTCACTGATCAGGGCTCCTCAGAGGGCCGGGGCAGGGGGCTTCCAACGCCAAGACCCGCTCTGGAGGTCCTCGCCGGGGGGCCAGTACAGGCAGGCCTTTGACGTCATGCCCTCAGGCGATCAGGTGCTCAAATACTACCGGACCCAAGACTTTACCCCTGGGCCCCTGGGAGAGCACCATAGCTCTGGCACTAACCCCTACCCCCCTCGGCTGCACTATCAAGAGCCCCCCTACCCCATCCAGAGCCCCCAGGACCCCTGCTCCTCCGGCTACCCTAGCCAGCCCCTCTTGGAGCCCTCAGACTCCCCATCTGCAGCTTTCTCCAACCTGATGCTGGGAGCCCCCAGGCCCTTCCCCGGCCAGCCAGGAGGCCCCCAGTACAGCCAATACCCATTCCATCCTGGCCCGATGCTGGGCCAATACCCCAACCCTCCCCCCCGCAGAGATGTGGTCCACGAGCCGGTGCTGCTGCCGCAGGGTCTGAGGAACCAGAGAGGGCTGGCACGGCAGGGCAGCTTACCTGGACCATCACCCAACTGGACCATCCATACTGAGGGTCAGACACGCAGCTACTGCTGA